In Montipora foliosa isolate CH-2021 chromosome 13, ASM3666993v2, whole genome shotgun sequence, one DNA window encodes the following:
- the LOC137981740 gene encoding uncharacterized protein: MWTQHLPITDLQQIDHESRKIVVSNGAKHPLGSTALCYLSRDQGGRCLRSVEEGYKAIKIKGALKLFKNTDPTMELVRKFEECSGVLGHSSLIKEATKFSRDLGLELSLTYPTPMCCTEEGEVLKESSIKQKLRSAQQKKLKDQVSGQAWQGKLIASRWEEEQEGSGTGDVRQSHSFSWLWQWRTCPTYVIAGVFELYEQLLPTRVYQSKKTRTGSNQIMCRLCGKAAETVAHVLAGCSALAQSKYLQRHNAVLKVLFFLRCCTA, from the coding sequence ATGTGGACCCAGCACCTGCCAATCACTGACCTTCAACAAATCGACCACGAATCACGCAAGATCGTAGTCAGCAATGGTGCTAAACATCCTTTGGGTTCAACCGCATTGTGCTATCTATCGCGGGATCAGGGCGGGCGATGCCTAAGATCGGTGGAGGAGGGGTATAAGGCCATCAAGATCAAAGGCGCACTTAAACTGTTCAAGAACACTGATCCGACAATGGAGCTTGTTCGGAAGTTCGAAGAATGTTCAGGTGTACTAGGCCATAGCTCACTCATCAAGGAGGCGACAAAGTTTAGTAGAGATCTTGGATTAGAGCTATCTCTTACATACCCTACCCCAATGTGCTGCACGGAGGAAGGTGAAGTATTGAAAGAGTCAAGCATCAAGCAGAAGCTAAGAAGCGCacagcagaagaaattgaaagatcAGGTATCAGGCCAAGCTTGGCAGGGAAAGTTGATAGCTTCTCGAtgggaagaagaacaagaaggctCTGGTACAGGGGATGTCCGACAATCCCATAGCTTTAGTTGGCTGTGGCAATGGAGGACATGCCCGACATATGTTATCGCTGGCGTGTTTGAGCTGTACGAACAGTTACTTCCCACCCGAGTGTACCAGAGTAAGAAGACAAGAACGGGGTCAAACCAGATTATGTGCCGTTTATGTGGCAAGGCAGCTGAGACGGTGGCCCACGTATTAGCTGGTTGCTCTGCGCTTGCGCAGTCCAAATATCTGCAACGGCATAATGCGGTGTTgaaagtacttttttttttgagatgtTGTACAGCCTAG
- the LOC137983105 gene encoding QRFP-like peptide receptor, translated as MEMTNDSDLQNRTLNFNFFSSSECIAWKTIFGIEAVAIVTLNALTIIIFLKEQSLRGKRGVYLVISLAVADMLVGCSLIYVTFYVGKYCWTIDVFEANEGLSALLTYFPAVSVTNLAVISLERMHATFRPFKHRLVKKKVFGAAFAAVWFTVGVFMASVFSRLLFDISKYQTHAALLSLQFCCMLIILVSYTSIAAKFYSTTHYQRHGAISRERKLTKTLLIVTVVSLILLLPYGIVLFYVLSLGDSSFETSAYRIGWHLHVIHCAACFFYANSFINPLLYALKIPELKRALLLLLRCRSPRSKAVQNFPLNDI; from the exons ATGGAG ATGACCAATGATTCTGATCTACAAAACAGAAcgttaaatttcaattttttttcgtcATCGGAGTGCATTGCCTGGAAGACAATCTTTGGCATCGAGGCTGTTGCTATCGTGACACTGAATGcccttacaatcattatttTCCTGAAAGAGCAAAGTCTTCGCGGCAAGCGTGGTGtgtacctggtgatcagcctggCAGTGGCAGACATGCTCGTTGGATGCAGTTTGATCTATGTGACTTTTTATGTGGGAAAGTATTGTTGGACGATTGACGTGTTTGAGGCCAACGAGGGCTTATCAGCTTTGCTCACTTACTTCCCAGCAGTCTCAGTAACAAACCTCGCTGTTATTTCTTTGGAGCGAATGCACGCAACAtttcgtccattcaagcatcgcctAGTCAAAAAAAAGGTGTTTGGAGCAGCTTTTGCGGCTGTTTGGTTTACAGTTGGCGTTTTCATGGCCAGCGTTTTTTCACGGTTGCTGTTCGACATTAGTAAGTATCAGACGCACGCAGCACTCCTCTCATTGCAATTCTGTTGCATGTTAATTATCCTGGTTTCTTATACGTCCATCGCTGCTAAGTTTTACAGTACAACTCATTATCAACGTCATGGTGCAATcagtagagaaagaaaactgaccaagacactGCTCATTGTAACAGTCGTATCGTTAATACTACTGCTGCCTTATGGTATTGTCTTGTTTTATGTTCTTTCTTTAGGCGATAGTTCTTTTGAAACAAGTGCTTATCGAATAGGGTGGCATTTGCATGTGATACATTGTGCAGCCTGCTTTTTTTACGCAAACTCTTTTATAAATCCATTGCTATATGCATTGAAAATACCAGAGCTCAAACGAGCTCTGCttttattattgcgttgtagatCTCCTCGCTCGAAGGCAGTTCAGAATTTTCCTCTTAATGACATATAA